From Miscanthus floridulus cultivar M001 chromosome 15, ASM1932011v1, whole genome shotgun sequence, the proteins below share one genomic window:
- the LOC136507922 gene encoding uncharacterized protein, which yields MAAGGEPSPSPVSPASPTKHSRSPDDAQPDASPKRRKRHHHRRHHHHRRHRHADSPVPVAADEEVEEGEILDDAAAASAMEVDPESAAPQASLVPEHFGNGADTDSNTDATEMQDPAPSTLPSSKDGRRSLHGAPESESGGILSSDAEDNRGHEQRQSQSRSKSPKPRREKERRHKDEHHSSSSKDYHSKNHSRTSPYSRHQSEAHSRDQHLRSRERGDDTNGSRASLRDGSDRESHDRNGKSGRHMTRTQDSERERSSSRGIHDRHGDRHSDRRGSQERYRDDRIDRDKIDSLEATRRHRERSRSHSRSDLRESTRLRDQSRERERRSGSSRHRDYDSKRGTSKDRHRESDRVSSAHERERGRDARDREWHRVKGSETHRAKEGRDKVSDSDRHRDSTRSKYSVSDGYKERTRSGEKGRDVDHKNRKFEETKENSLKEEDEDEYQEKIEQQLAMQEEDDPEKIKEEARRRKEAIMAKYRQQQSQKQDMESKPSSNDEEVRAMDGNETIHQKDDNDSSSTGNDEAENKHDSSEVFDGKTDFSVGKSPAHTDASTSVGAFTDERTIGVSGLGEGSPKSERSADMFCDDIFGESPAGIRKSGKDDGLHIERNALHDNWDDADGYYTYRFGELLDVRYEIIAAHGKGVFSTVVRTKDLKASKDDPEEVAIKIIRNNETMYKAGKQEVSILEKLASADREDKRHCVRFISSFMYRNHLCLVFESLNMNLREVLKKFGRNIGLKLTAVRAYSKQLFIALKHLKNCKVLHCDIKPDNMLVNEAKNVLKLCDFGNAMLAGMNEVTPYLVSRFYRAPEIILGLAYDHPLDMWSVGCCLYELYTGKVLFPGPSNNAMLRLHMELKGPFPKKMLRKGAFTMQHFDQDLNFHATEEDPVTKTAVRRLILNIKPKDVGSLISNSPGEDPKMLSSFKDLLDKIFILDPEKRITVSQALSHPFITGK from the exons atggccgccggcggAGAGCCCTCCCCCTCCCCCGTGTCCCCCGCATCCCCCACCAAGCACTCTCGCTCGCCCGACGACGCCCAGCCCGACGCATCCCCGAAGCGCCGCAAGCGCCACcatcaccgccgccaccaccaccaccgtcggcACCGTCACGCCGATTCCCCGGTACCCGTGGCAGCTGACGAAGAGGTAGAGGAGGGGGAGATACTCGacgatgccgccgccgcctctgccaTGGAGGTCGATCCTGAGTCCGCCGCCCCACAGGCTTCCCTTGTTCCG GAGCACTTTGGTAATGGTGCTGATACAGACTCAAACACAGATGCAACCGAGATGCAAGATCCTGCTCCGTCTACCCTTCCATCCTCAAAAGATGGAAGGAGGTCACTTCACGGTGCCCCTGAGTCTGAAAGCGGAGGTATCCTTTCAAGTGATGCTGAGGATAACAGAGGGCATGAACAAAGGCAAAGCCAAAGCCGTTCGAAATCTCCAAAGCCcagaagggagaaggaaaggaGGCACAAAGATGAGCATCACTCTTCATCTTCGAAAGATTATCATTCCAAAAATCACTCTAGAACATCTCCTTACTCAAGGCATCAAAGTGAAGCTCATTCAAGAGATCAGCACTTGAGATCGAGAGAGAGAGGTGATGACACTAATGGTTCTCGTGCAAGTCTTAGGGATGGTTCTGATCGTGAGAGCCATGATCGGAATGGGAAGTCTGGCAGACATATGACTAGGACCCAGGACAGTGAAAGAGAAAGGAGCAGCAGCCGTGGTATTCATGATAGACATGGTGACAGGCACAGTGACAGACGTGGCAGCCAGGAAAGGTACAGAGACGATAGGATAGATAGAGACAAAATTGATTCACTAGAAGCTACTCGTAGGCACAGAGAAAGAAGCAGGAGTCATAGTAGATCGGATCTGAGGGAAAGTACGCGTCTTCGTGATCAAAGCCGGGAGAGGGAAAGACGGAGTGGTAGTTCAAGGCATAGGGATTATGACAGCAAGAGGGGTACAAGTAAAGATCGGCATAGAGAATCTGACAGGGTTAGCAGTGCACAtgaaagggagagagggagagatgcTAGGGACAGGGAATGGCACAGAGTCAAGGGAAGTGAAACTCATAGAGCTAAGGAAGGGCGGGACAAAGTTAGCGATAGTGATAGGCACAGGGATTCAACACGCTCAAAATATAGTGTGTCTGATGGTTACAAAGAGAGGACAAGATCTGGGGAGAAAGGTAGAGATGTTGACCATAAAAACCGAAAGTTTGAAGAAACGAAGGAAAATTCTCTCAA ggaggaagatgaagatgagtACCAAGAGAAAATAGAACAGCAGTTAGCAATGCAGGAGGAAGACGACCCTGAAAAAATCAAAGAGGAAGCAAGGAGGAGGAAAGAAGCTATCATGGCGAAGTACAGGCAGCAGCAATCGCAGAAGCAGGATATGGAATCGAAACCAAGTAGCAATGATGAAG AAGTAAGAGCAATGGATGGAAATGAAACTATACATCAGAAAGATGATAACGATAGCAGCTCTACGGGAAATGATGAAGCTGAAAATAAGCATGATTCTTCAGAGGTATTTGATGGCAAAACTGACTTTAGTGTGGGAAAGTCTCCTGCTCACACTGATGCTTCAACTAGCGTGGGAGCATTCACTGATGAGAGGACAATAGGTGTTTCAGGTCTTGGAGAGGGTTCTCCCAAG AGTGAGAGATCAGCAGACATGTTTTGTGATGACATTTTCGGAGAATCACCTGCGGGAATTAGAAAATCG GGCAAGGATGATGGTTTGCATATTGAGAGAAATGCTCTTCATGACAACTGGGATGATGCAGATGGGTACTACA CTTACCGGTTCGGAGAATTGCTGGATGTCCGTTATGAAATCATAGCAGCACATGGGAAGGGTGTGTTCTCAACAGTTGTGCGGACAAAAGATCTTAAAGCGAGTAAAGATGATCCTGAAGAAGTTGCTATCAAAATTATTCGCAACAATGAGACTAT GTACAAGGCTGGTAAGCAAGAGGTTTCAATATTGGAAAAACTTGCAAGTGCGGACCGCGAGGACAAACGCCACTGCGTGCGGTTTATTTCTAGTTTCATGTACCGGAACCATCTTTGCTTAGTTTTTGAATCTCTCAATATGAATCTTCGTGAGGTTTTAAAGAAATTTGGTCGTAATATTGGGCTTAAACTGACTGCGGTGAGGGCATATTCAAAGCAGCTTTTCATCGCCCTGAAGCACCTAAAGAACTGCAAAGTTTTGCACTGCGATATAAAACCAGATAATATGCTG GTGAATGAGGCTAAGAATGTGCTCAAGCTATGTGATTTTGGCAACGCTATGCTTGCTGGCATGAATGAAGTTACACCTTATCTTGTCAGCCGTTTCTATCGGGCACCTGAGATCA TTCTTGGGTTAGCCTATGACCACCCTTTAGACATGTGGTCAGTTGGCTGCTGTCTATATGAGCTTTATACCGGGAAAGTCCTATTTCCTGGTCCATCAAACAATGCCATGCTTCGGCTTCATATGGAATTGAAGGGTCCATTCCCTAAGAAGATGCTTCGAAAG GGTGCCTTTACCATGCAACACTTCGATCAAGATCTCAATTTTCATGCTACCGAGGAGGATCCTGTGACAAAAACG GCTGTGAGAAGGTTAATTTTGAACATTAAACCAAAGGATGTTGGTTCTTTGATTTCGAACTCTCCTGGCGAGGATCCAAAAATGCTATCCAGTTTTAAAGACCTTCTTGATAAAATATTTATCTTAGATCCAGAAAAGAGGATAACCGTATCACAAGCACTTAGCCATCCATTTATCACTGGCAAGTGA